One genomic region from Salinicola endophyticus encodes:
- a CDS encoding MFS transporter, whose protein sequence is MNNNNSDVTANATANVTTDSTADVTPKARRSSRYQILLVALLSLNFGIVFFDRNALNFLMPFVQPDLGLSNTEIGLTASALSITWAISGLIFGAMSDRSGRRKIFLVIATLIFSLCSFLTGLATSFLLLLGARLLMGIAEGPILPISQTVTAIEVSPKRRGVAMGVMQNFGSNLLGSFAAPVVLVAVATAFGWREAFFLAGVPGLLAAGLIWWLMREPGTASVPATVAERPAPRRPSIREMLAHRNMLICSLMAILLIGYLVVCWSFMPIYLTSVRGYSPQEMGWLMGVLGLSAAVGSFVVSGISDRIGRKPVMIITPFMGLVLTLGAMYFQGSAVILAILFFFGWSLNGIFPLFMAIVPSETVDPRYIATALGFVCGVGEVLGGGILPTVAGAAADLAGHAAPLWLMSVICVVAGFLAMGLEETAPVVVARRSQAALA, encoded by the coding sequence ATGAACAACAACAACTCTGATGTAACAGCCAACGCCACAGCCAACGTCACAACTGATTCCACAGCCGACGTGACACCCAAGGCGCGCCGCAGCTCACGCTATCAAATTCTGCTGGTGGCACTGCTGAGTTTGAACTTCGGTATCGTCTTTTTCGACAGGAACGCGCTCAATTTCCTGATGCCTTTCGTTCAGCCCGATCTCGGGCTGTCGAATACGGAAATCGGCCTGACCGCCTCCGCGCTCTCGATCACCTGGGCCATTTCCGGGCTGATCTTCGGCGCGATGTCGGATCGCAGCGGGCGGCGCAAGATCTTTCTCGTGATCGCCACGCTCATCTTCTCGCTCTGCTCCTTTCTGACCGGGCTCGCCACCTCCTTTCTGCTGCTGCTCGGTGCGCGGCTGCTCATGGGGATCGCCGAAGGGCCCATCCTGCCGATCTCGCAGACGGTGACAGCGATAGAAGTCTCGCCCAAGCGTCGCGGTGTGGCCATGGGGGTGATGCAGAACTTCGGCTCCAACCTGCTCGGCTCCTTCGCCGCGCCGGTGGTGCTGGTCGCCGTCGCCACGGCCTTCGGCTGGCGTGAGGCGTTCTTTCTCGCCGGTGTGCCCGGGCTGCTCGCCGCCGGGCTGATCTGGTGGCTGATGCGCGAACCCGGCACGGCATCGGTGCCGGCCACCGTGGCCGAACGGCCGGCGCCACGCCGACCGAGTATCCGCGAGATGCTCGCCCATCGGAACATGCTCATCTGCTCGCTGATGGCGATCCTGCTGATCGGTTACCTGGTGGTCTGCTGGTCCTTCATGCCGATCTATCTCACCAGCGTGCGCGGTTACTCACCGCAGGAGATGGGCTGGCTGATGGGGGTGCTGGGGCTCTCGGCGGCCGTGGGGAGCTTCGTGGTCAGCGGGATTTCCGACCGGATCGGGCGCAAGCCGGTGATGATCATCACGCCGTTCATGGGGCTGGTCCTGACCCTGGGCGCGATGTACTTCCAGGGCAGTGCGGTGATTCTGGCCATTCTGTTCTTCTTCGGCTGGTCGCTGAACGGCATCTTCCCGCTGTTCATGGCCATCGTCCCCTCAGAGACGGTCGACCCGCGCTATATCGCCACCGCCCTCGGTTTCGTCTGTGGTGTCGGTGAAGTGCTGGGGGGCGGCATCCTGCCCACGGTGGCCGGGGCTGCGGCCGATCTCGCCGGGCATGCGGCGCCGCTGTGGCTGATGAGCGTCATCTGTGTCGTGGCCGGCTTTCTTGCCATGGGGCTCGAGGAGACGGCGCCGGTGGTGGTTGCCAGGCGGTCACAGGCTGCGCTCGCGTAG
- a CDS encoding murein L,D-transpeptidase catalytic domain family protein: MKISLTALLLALLPCAPVALAAPAPDLLARAATVPQLSAETLARLAPDADPEVLALGLATMQCAQHHGVAEDAARLAVIDYSRSSLAPRLWVFDLAHRRLLYREVVAHGQGSGGDIPAHFSNRDGSHASSLGLFVTRQTYQGKNGYSLRLDGLEPGFNDAAMSRAIVMHGASYVDPTRDAAQGRLGRSWGCPALRPEIAGGVIDVLKEGQFVFAYYPQRDWLLHAALTRCGQARMARTQSRERMLGAR, from the coding sequence ATGAAGATCTCGCTGACTGCCCTGCTGCTGGCGCTGCTGCCCTGTGCCCCCGTTGCCCTTGCGGCACCAGCGCCCGACCTGCTCGCCCGCGCCGCCACCGTGCCCCAGCTCTCGGCCGAGACGCTCGCGCGCCTGGCCCCGGATGCCGACCCCGAGGTGCTGGCGCTGGGGCTCGCCACCATGCAGTGCGCGCAGCACCACGGGGTCGCCGAAGACGCCGCGCGGCTGGCGGTGATCGACTACAGCCGCTCGTCGCTGGCGCCGCGGCTGTGGGTGTTCGATCTGGCCCACCGGCGCCTGCTCTATCGCGAGGTGGTGGCGCACGGCCAGGGCTCCGGCGGCGATATTCCCGCGCACTTCTCCAACCGCGATGGCTCCCACGCCTCCAGCCTCGGGCTTTTCGTCACTCGCCAGACCTATCAGGGCAAGAACGGCTATTCGCTGCGCCTGGACGGGCTCGAACCCGGCTTCAACGACGCCGCCATGAGTCGGGCGATCGTGATGCATGGTGCCAGCTACGTGGACCCGACCCGCGACGCCGCCCAGGGCCGCCTGGGCCGCAGCTGGGGCTGCCCGGCGCTGCGGCCGGAGATCGCCGGTGGGGTGATCGACGTGCTCAAGGAGGGTCAGTTCGTGTTCGCCTACTATCCCCAGCGCGACTGGCTGCTGCATGCCGCCCTGACCCGCTGCGGCCAGGCCCGGATGGCCCGTACCCAGAGTCGCGAGCGTATGCTCGGTGCACGCTGA
- a CDS encoding L,D-transpeptidase: MERYRSATARPRRIATWLLVTLLAAPLPSLAAPFWGERQSSPVDTPLDDLAPGAWIWGGDDERGGPMAVVVSLTEQRAYVYRNGVLIGVSTISSGRPGYETPTGVFTVLQKDRDHHSNLYNDAPMPFQQRLTWDGIALHAGGLPGYPESHGCVHLPSAFARHLFDASNLGMTVVVSKAGEAPVSLVHPGPASPIDPHTGADIDSPPLANGQPWAWALSPPSEGPISMILSRSDRLLVVYRNGIEIGRSRVELARPDEHGGTRAYIVEGTTTDASTTTEPAAAAAPDRNTAMPSWIAIGVPGAEQYAGQRVPASVVNQVSLPDAFKARLLPLLVPGSVLVATDAPLSAQGSGEHLRVIDSVGPRSWLDEVDAARHQGG, translated from the coding sequence ATGGAAAGGTACCGGAGCGCGACCGCGCGACCGCGGCGAATCGCTACCTGGCTACTGGTCACCCTGCTCGCGGCGCCACTGCCGAGCCTGGCAGCGCCGTTCTGGGGCGAGCGCCAGTCGAGCCCGGTGGATACCCCGCTGGACGACCTGGCGCCGGGCGCCTGGATCTGGGGTGGCGATGACGAGCGTGGCGGCCCCATGGCGGTGGTGGTAAGCCTCACCGAGCAGCGCGCCTACGTCTATCGCAACGGAGTGCTGATCGGCGTGAGCACGATCAGCAGCGGCCGCCCCGGCTACGAGACCCCCACCGGGGTGTTCACGGTGCTGCAGAAGGACCGTGACCACCACTCCAACCTCTACAACGATGCGCCGATGCCCTTCCAGCAGCGGCTGACCTGGGACGGTATCGCGCTGCACGCCGGCGGTCTGCCGGGCTACCCGGAGTCCCATGGCTGCGTGCATCTGCCGAGCGCCTTCGCCCGCCACCTGTTCGACGCCTCCAACCTGGGCATGACGGTGGTCGTGTCCAAGGCCGGCGAGGCGCCGGTATCGCTGGTACACCCCGGCCCTGCCAGCCCCATCGACCCCCATACCGGCGCCGATATCGACAGCCCGCCGCTGGCCAACGGCCAGCCCTGGGCGTGGGCGCTCTCGCCGCCCAGCGAGGGGCCGATCTCGATGATCTTGAGCCGCAGCGACCGGCTGCTGGTGGTCTACCGCAACGGCATCGAGATCGGGCGCTCACGGGTCGAGCTGGCACGCCCCGACGAGCACGGCGGCACCCGCGCCTATATCGTCGAAGGCACCACGACCGACGCGTCGACCACCACAGAGCCTGCGGCTGCGGCCGCGCCGGACCGCAACACGGCGATGCCGAGCTGGATCGCGATCGGGGTGCCCGGCGCCGAGCAGTACGCCGGCCAGCGCGTCCCCGCCAGCGTGGTCAATCAGGTCAGCCTGCCGGACGCCTTCAAGGCGCGCCTGCTGCCGTTGCTGGTCCCCGGCAGCGTGCTGGTGGCCACCGATGCGCCGCTCAGTGCGCAAGGCAGCGGAGAGCATCTGCGGGTGATCGACAGCGTCGGCCCCCGGAGCTGGCTCGATGAGGTCGACGCTGCCCGTCATCAGGGGGGCTGA
- the kynU gene encoding kynureninase, with product MRPTLTEASDLDSQDPLADFKAHFALPEGVLYLDGNSLGAQPRAARDALEATRDQWRDALVGGWNQGWFDAPERLGELLAPLIGARAGEVLVSDSITLNLYKLLGHITEGQGRARPVILSEGGNFPADGYIAEGFCRSAGFTHRLLPEGAPLEAHLDEQVAVVVLSQVNYRTGRLRDMADTTRRIHAQGAEVIWDLAHSAGALAVDLAGSDVRYAVGCTYKYLNGGPGSPGFLYVRGDCQQAGRQPLSGWHGHHQPFIFETDYAPAAGMTRFRTGTHSALAYAPLEASLRLWQRVDMSALRAKSLALADLFRACIEDLFAPHGIEDITPPPGERGSQVGLVQREHGYAIVQALIARGVIGDYREPGLMRFGFTPLYLSHVDVWHAAAQLREVVESAEYRDPRFQTRTEVT from the coding sequence ATGCGCCCGACGCTTACCGAGGCCAGCGACCTGGACAGCCAGGACCCGCTCGCCGACTTCAAGGCTCACTTCGCCCTGCCCGAGGGTGTGCTCTATCTGGATGGCAACTCGCTGGGAGCACAGCCGCGGGCCGCCCGCGACGCGCTCGAGGCGACCCGGGATCAGTGGCGCGATGCACTGGTCGGTGGCTGGAACCAGGGCTGGTTCGATGCCCCCGAACGTCTCGGTGAGCTGCTGGCACCGCTGATCGGCGCCCGCGCAGGCGAGGTGCTGGTCAGCGACAGCATCACCCTCAATCTCTACAAGCTGCTCGGCCACATCACCGAGGGCCAGGGGCGCGCCCGGCCGGTCATCCTCAGCGAAGGCGGCAATTTCCCCGCCGATGGCTACATCGCCGAGGGTTTCTGCCGTAGCGCCGGTTTCACCCATCGCTTACTGCCCGAGGGCGCCCCGCTGGAGGCGCATCTGGACGAGCAGGTGGCAGTGGTGGTGCTGAGCCAGGTCAATTATCGCACCGGCCGGCTACGCGACATGGCCGATACCACTCGCCGCATCCACGCTCAGGGCGCCGAGGTGATCTGGGATCTGGCCCACTCAGCGGGCGCGTTGGCGGTCGATCTCGCCGGCAGCGACGTGCGCTATGCGGTCGGCTGCACCTACAAATATCTCAACGGCGGCCCGGGTTCACCCGGCTTCCTCTATGTCCGCGGCGATTGCCAGCAAGCAGGACGGCAGCCGCTCTCGGGCTGGCATGGCCATCACCAGCCCTTCATCTTCGAGACAGACTATGCCCCCGCCGCGGGGATGACGCGTTTTCGCACCGGCACCCATTCGGCGCTGGCCTACGCCCCACTCGAAGCCTCGCTGAGACTATGGCAGCGGGTGGACATGAGCGCGCTGCGCGCCAAGAGCCTGGCGCTGGCCGACCTCTTCCGCGCCTGCATCGAAGATCTGTTCGCGCCCCATGGCATCGAGGACATCACCCCGCCCCCGGGAGAGCGCGGCAGCCAGGTGGGGCTGGTCCAGCGCGAGCACGGCTACGCCATCGTCCAGGCCCTGATCGCGCGAGGCGTGATCGGCGACTATCGCGAACCGGGGCTGATGCGCTTCGGCTTCACCCCGCTCTATCTCAGCCATGTCGATGTCTGGCACGCCGCCGCGCAGTTGCGCGAGGTGGTGGAGAGCGCCGAGTACCGCGACCCGCGTTTCCAGACCCGCACGGAGGTGACCTGA
- a CDS encoding universal stress protein, with translation MFKSLLIPIDGSPDSHIALNVACQLAAPVQGKLHLLNVREPFPPLHQGELISVEAALKAASVETAQREGRAVLDAALDTLPSFPGYNGEFDLLIEQGYPTRVIVAVAERLGVDAIVMGSRGLGQLQGLMMGSVSHKVTHLAPCRVLCVHEPPREHARPTGTQSV, from the coding sequence ATGTTCAAGTCACTGCTGATTCCCATCGATGGATCGCCGGACTCCCATATCGCGTTGAACGTCGCCTGCCAGTTGGCCGCGCCGGTCCAGGGCAAGTTGCACCTGCTCAACGTGCGCGAGCCTTTCCCGCCCCTGCATCAAGGAGAGCTGATCAGCGTCGAGGCAGCACTCAAGGCCGCCTCGGTGGAGACGGCGCAGCGCGAGGGGCGTGCGGTACTGGACGCCGCCCTCGACACTCTGCCCTCTTTCCCCGGCTACAACGGCGAGTTCGATCTGCTGATCGAGCAGGGCTACCCGACCCGGGTGATCGTCGCCGTGGCCGAGCGCCTGGGCGTCGACGCCATCGTCATGGGCAGCCGCGGCCTCGGCCAGCTGCAAGGTCTCATGATGGGCAGCGTGTCGCACAAGGTGACCCATCTCGCCCCCTGCCGCGTGCTCTGCGTGCACGAGCCGCCGCGGGAACACGCGCGTCCGACCGGCACCCAGTCGGTCTGA
- the kynA gene encoding tryptophan 2,3-dioxygenase: MHDDTPTPRAPGAVDLADEPQVHWDQHMSYGEYLDLAPLLACQNPISDQHDEMLFVIIHQVSELWLKQCLHEAHAAARAISTDALRPAFKMLTRVARIQAQMINAWEVLATMTPSDYLAFRDSLGQSSGFQSYQYRELEFLLGNKHPRLAEAHRRHPAHYQRLHEVLASPSLYDVCLQLLARRGFELPQTHLQRDWSTPYVASPEVEAAWSSIYRHPDRYWDLYELAEKLIDTEYNFHKWRFSHMKTVERIIGQRSGTGGTSGVAYLEKALALKFFPELWAVRGEL; the protein is encoded by the coding sequence ATGCACGACGATACTCCGACCCCACGCGCCCCCGGCGCCGTCGATCTGGCCGACGAGCCGCAGGTGCACTGGGACCAGCACATGAGCTACGGCGAGTATCTGGACCTGGCGCCGCTGCTCGCCTGCCAGAACCCGATCAGCGACCAGCACGACGAGATGCTGTTCGTGATCATCCATCAGGTCTCGGAGCTGTGGCTGAAGCAGTGCCTGCACGAGGCGCACGCGGCAGCGCGGGCGATCAGCACCGACGCGCTGCGCCCGGCGTTCAAGATGCTCACCCGGGTGGCACGCATCCAGGCGCAGATGATCAATGCCTGGGAAGTGCTCGCCACCATGACGCCTTCCGACTATCTCGCCTTCCGCGACAGTCTCGGCCAGAGCTCGGGCTTTCAGTCGTATCAGTACCGCGAGCTGGAGTTTCTGCTCGGCAACAAGCACCCGCGCCTGGCCGAAGCACATCGCCGCCATCCCGCGCACTACCAGCGGCTGCACGAGGTGCTCGCCAGCCCCAGCCTCTACGATGTCTGCCTGCAGCTACTGGCGCGACGCGGCTTCGAGCTGCCGCAGACGCACCTTCAGCGCGACTGGTCGACACCCTACGTCGCCTCGCCCGAGGTCGAAGCCGCCTGGTCGAGCATCTATCGCCACCCCGACCGCTACTGGGATCTCTACGAACTCGCCGAGAAGCTGATCGATACCGAGTACAACTTCCACAAATGGCGCTTCAGCCACATGAAGACGGTCGAGCGCATCATCGGCCAGCGCAGCGGCACCGGCGGCACCTCGGGTGTGGCCTATCTCGAGAAAGCGCTGGCGCTCAAGTTCTTCCCGGAACTATGGGCAGTGAGAGGCGAGCTATAA
- a CDS encoding DksA/TraR family C4-type zinc finger protein: MAGGWAHDGAVQDQIDTTVNDGIDEVRRRLERRGPSLTHCEECEEPIPQARREAVPGVRLCVACQAEADKHHTHQSGYNRRGSKDSQLR, encoded by the coding sequence ATGGCCGGAGGCTGGGCACACGACGGCGCGGTACAGGATCAGATCGACACGACCGTGAACGACGGTATCGACGAAGTGCGCAGGCGGCTCGAACGGCGCGGTCCGAGCCTGACACACTGCGAAGAATGCGAAGAACCGATACCCCAGGCGCGGCGTGAAGCCGTACCTGGCGTCAGGCTCTGCGTGGCATGTCAGGCCGAAGCCGACAAGCACCATACCCACCAGTCGGGGTACAACCGCCGCGGCAGCAAGGATAGCCAGCTGCGCTGA
- a CDS encoding carbohydrate porin, producing the protein MKTAAPVIPALSASQSMIRIIIMSSRYARLHAKYPRGLGSRPAPRSRMMKLAKPMLSAAVIMAFSVNAWAQTSEVSARLDDNQEMPRYTQGKPLFADMGSGLEAAGITPHLSLWSLWVGNPSTGPRQGSHAITNDIFAGADFDLQKMLNIPDATFHLEYTFFPGNHNVGQPTPPAYAGAAGSYFGGSPARNDISSGYLSEFSYEQNYFGGRLKAVLGRTNARRYFFENNCSSVVACNDPIWDFATGSLPPPYASWGAFGQLQLGNHKSLKLGVFESDPQQYLDKGHGFDWNPSDSAGESILAAIGHETTFSDEAYPGRYELIGFYNTSDQYDPRSGERDGSGTAGAMFKFRQAVWRPDGGRGGIADPQALLVFGSVEAAPGDNQPYQAFIETGLTYLKPFDRSADMANIKASYARLGSRQIEAQRDARVANGGTDERGSRDVFRIETNYHLGLPAYMFLEPSVQYVINPSNFFNPAAPRLNDDGVVVALQFGIDLGKAMGLSAAD; encoded by the coding sequence TTGAAAACTGCTGCCCCCGTCATTCCTGCGTTAAGCGCATCTCAATCGATGATAAGGATAATAATAATGTCCTCACGTTATGCACGTCTTCACGCCAAATACCCGCGCGGCCTCGGCAGTCGGCCCGCGCCTCGATCCCGCATGATGAAGCTGGCCAAGCCGATGCTCTCGGCAGCCGTGATCATGGCTTTCTCGGTCAACGCCTGGGCTCAGACGTCAGAAGTCTCGGCGCGGCTCGACGATAATCAGGAAATGCCACGTTATACCCAGGGTAAGCCCCTGTTCGCGGATATGGGCAGCGGGCTGGAAGCGGCCGGCATCACACCACATCTCTCACTCTGGTCGCTGTGGGTCGGTAACCCGTCGACCGGCCCCAGGCAGGGGAGCCACGCCATCACCAACGATATCTTCGCGGGCGCCGACTTCGACCTGCAGAAGATGCTGAACATTCCCGATGCGACCTTCCATCTGGAATATACCTTCTTCCCCGGCAACCATAACGTCGGGCAGCCGACGCCGCCTGCCTATGCGGGGGCGGCGGGGAGCTACTTTGGTGGGTCGCCGGCGCGCAACGATATTTCCAGCGGCTATCTCTCCGAATTCTCTTATGAGCAGAACTATTTCGGCGGGCGCTTGAAAGCCGTGCTGGGGCGCACCAATGCCCGGCGCTACTTCTTCGAGAACAACTGCTCCAGTGTCGTGGCCTGCAACGACCCCATCTGGGACTTCGCCACCGGCTCACTGCCGCCACCCTACGCCTCGTGGGGCGCGTTCGGGCAGCTTCAGCTCGGCAACCACAAGAGCCTGAAGCTGGGTGTGTTCGAATCCGACCCGCAGCAGTATCTGGACAAGGGGCATGGCTTCGACTGGAACCCCTCGGATTCAGCCGGGGAGAGCATTCTGGCCGCGATAGGGCACGAGACGACCTTCTCGGATGAGGCGTATCCCGGCCGCTACGAGCTCATCGGCTTCTACAACACCAGTGATCAGTACGACCCGCGCAGCGGTGAGCGCGATGGCAGCGGCACCGCCGGCGCCATGTTCAAGTTCCGCCAGGCGGTCTGGCGCCCGGACGGCGGCAGGGGCGGCATAGCAGATCCCCAGGCGCTGCTGGTGTTCGGGTCGGTGGAGGCGGCGCCCGGTGACAACCAACCCTACCAGGCGTTCATCGAGACCGGTCTCACCTACTTGAAGCCCTTCGACAGGTCGGCCGACATGGCCAACATCAAGGCGAGCTACGCCCGCCTGGGCAGCCGCCAGATCGAGGCGCAGCGCGATGCCCGCGTGGCCAATGGCGGCACTGACGAGCGGGGTTCCCGAGACGTGTTCCGCATCGAGACGAATTACCATCTCGGCCTGCCGGCTTACATGTTCCTCGAGCCGTCGGTGCAGTACGTCATCAACCCCAGCAACTTCTTCAATCCGGCAGCCCCGCGTCTCAACGATGATGGAGTCGTCGTGGCACTGCAGTTCGGCATCGATCTGGGCAAGGCCATGGGGCTGAGCGCGGCCGATTGA
- a CDS encoding alcohol dehydrogenase catalytic domain-containing protein, translating to MRAAVFHALHRPLEVRELTDPTPGADEVVVQVERCGICGSDLHMTEDAVFGLCPGDVLGHEYAGEIVGCGQEVTSLRPGQRVSVMPFRSCGRCLSCLSGEPAWCRQMVLEGGGYGEYAATAARQCIPLPEGVSTRDGAIVEPLAVALHGVQLSGLRPGDRVLILGAGPIGLAVAFWARRFGARQVVVQDIARYQEARAGDMGATGFVCAPDEPVAAATRQLGGEADIVFECAGVPGLIAQAIEQVRPHGTILLLGLCTRPDAFVPFAALSKEIRLQTAAFFSRREYESALDVLDAGAVEPRHLITEMVPLANVPAVFEALKSRTRQCKVLISHEQQQL from the coding sequence ATGCGGGCAGCCGTTTTCCATGCGCTGCACCGGCCTCTGGAGGTCCGCGAGCTTACCGACCCCACGCCGGGGGCTGATGAGGTCGTCGTCCAGGTAGAGCGCTGCGGCATCTGTGGCTCCGACCTGCACATGACCGAAGACGCCGTGTTCGGCCTGTGCCCCGGCGATGTGCTGGGTCATGAGTACGCCGGTGAGATCGTGGGCTGCGGCCAGGAGGTGACGAGTCTGCGTCCGGGGCAGCGGGTCTCGGTGATGCCGTTTCGTAGCTGCGGGCGCTGTCTCTCCTGTCTCTCCGGGGAGCCGGCCTGGTGTCGGCAGATGGTGCTCGAGGGTGGCGGTTACGGCGAGTACGCGGCCACCGCCGCGCGCCAGTGCATCCCGCTGCCCGAGGGCGTGAGCACGCGTGACGGGGCGATCGTCGAGCCGCTGGCCGTGGCGCTCCACGGGGTCCAGCTCTCCGGCCTGCGACCCGGCGACCGCGTGCTGATTCTCGGCGCCGGCCCCATCGGCCTGGCGGTGGCGTTCTGGGCGCGCCGCTTCGGCGCCAGGCAGGTGGTGGTCCAGGACATCGCCCGCTATCAGGAGGCGCGGGCCGGTGACATGGGCGCTACCGGCTTCGTCTGTGCGCCGGATGAGCCGGTGGCCGCGGCGACACGCCAGCTCGGTGGCGAGGCGGATATCGTCTTCGAGTGTGCCGGCGTCCCCGGGCTGATTGCCCAGGCCATCGAGCAGGTCAGGCCCCACGGCACCATTCTGCTCCTCGGCCTGTGCACTCGGCCGGATGCGTTCGTTCCCTTCGCCGCACTATCGAAGGAGATACGCCTGCAGACCGCCGCCTTCTTCTCCCGACGCGAATACGAAAGTGCCCTGGATGTGCTCGATGCCGGCGCTGTAGAACCGCGCCATTTGATTACCGAAATGGTGCCGCTAGCCAACGTGCCAGCGGTATTCGAGGCCCTGAAAAGCCGCACTCGTCAATGCAAGGTACTCATCAGCCATGAACAACAACAACTCTGA
- a CDS encoding SDR family NAD(P)-dependent oxidoreductase, with protein sequence MHVFEQFSVEGRSALVTGGASGLGLAYVEVLAENGASVTLADIDIDTAEREAARLREQGFAVQAQALDVADRAQMAQAFEAHVGRHAGLDIVFANAGIDPGAGFWNPGGWRNEEGQVDTLDPERWDRTIAINLTGTFNTLRLAASYMKPQRRGAIVVTSSNAAIITEPVVGLPYMPAKAGVSHMVRQLALELAEFGIRVNTIAPGGFVTNIGGGWLKDPDVRRSWDAKVPLGQLAEPEQIKALALYLASDASAYMTGAQLVIDGGTSLGRVG encoded by the coding sequence GGCTGGCCTATGTCGAGGTGCTGGCGGAGAACGGCGCCAGCGTCACCCTCGCGGATATCGATATCGATACCGCCGAGCGTGAAGCGGCACGGCTGAGAGAGCAGGGGTTCGCGGTGCAGGCGCAGGCCCTCGATGTGGCTGACCGGGCGCAAATGGCCCAGGCCTTCGAGGCCCATGTCGGCCGCCATGCGGGGCTGGATATCGTCTTCGCCAATGCGGGGATCGACCCCGGCGCCGGATTCTGGAACCCGGGCGGCTGGCGCAACGAAGAGGGGCAGGTCGATACCCTCGATCCCGAGCGCTGGGACCGCACGATCGCGATCAATCTGACCGGGACCTTCAATACCCTGCGCCTGGCGGCGTCCTACATGAAGCCCCAGCGCCGCGGTGCCATCGTGGTCACCTCGTCGAATGCCGCCATCATCACCGAGCCGGTGGTCGGGCTGCCGTACATGCCGGCCAAGGCCGGTGTGTCCCACATGGTGCGTCAGTTGGCGCTGGAACTCGCCGAGTTCGGCATTCGCGTCAATACCATCGCGCCGGGTGGCTTCGTCACCAATATCGGCGGCGGCTGGCTGAAAGATCCGGACGTGCGCCGGAGCTGGGATGCCAAGGTGCCGCTGGGGCAGCTGGCGGAGCCCGAGCAGATCAAGGCGCTCGCGCTCTATCTGGCCTCGGATGCGTCCGCCTATATGACCGGCGCGCAGCTGGTCATCGATGGCGGGACCTCACTGGGGAGGGTTGGCTGA
- a CDS encoding alpha/beta hydrolase, translating to MSDTQSLEAREHDHSPRRWAHDAEASLAHQAELGRTLREANPPQRLAYGDADHAWLHLHRPAGDGPWPLMIFLHGGYWKALDATATDFMATSWLARGWAFASLNYPLAPAATLETLIAESTQGVRYLLDQCEPLGLSGRVRLGGHSAGAHLALMSCLAPECPKTIEALWLISGVYDLRPLLGTSIAQPLDLDQARAHRLSPLCQSLAGLPHLDLVHGEQDPPVFQRQGEALAAQAERDGVTATVTLMPGRDHFDILEYAGEALELRPTETRG from the coding sequence ATGTCCGATACCCAAAGTCTCGAAGCCCGCGAGCATGACCATTCGCCACGCCGCTGGGCACACGATGCCGAGGCGAGCCTGGCTCACCAGGCCGAGCTGGGGCGCACGCTGCGCGAGGCTAACCCGCCGCAACGTCTCGCCTATGGCGACGCCGACCACGCCTGGCTGCATCTGCACCGGCCGGCGGGCGATGGCCCCTGGCCGCTGATGATCTTTCTCCACGGCGGCTACTGGAAGGCGCTGGACGCCACCGCCACCGACTTCATGGCCACCAGCTGGCTGGCGCGCGGCTGGGCCTTCGCTTCGCTGAACTACCCGCTGGCCCCCGCGGCCACGCTGGAGACACTGATCGCCGAGAGCACCCAGGGCGTGCGCTACCTGCTCGACCAGTGCGAGCCGCTCGGCCTGAGTGGCCGCGTGCGCCTCGGCGGTCACAGCGCCGGCGCCCATCTGGCGCTGATGAGCTGCCTCGCCCCCGAGTGTCCGAAAACGATCGAAGCGCTGTGGCTGATCAGCGGCGTCTATGACCTGCGCCCGCTGCTCGGCACCTCGATCGCCCAGCCGCTCGACCTGGACCAAGCCCGCGCCCACCGCCTGAGCCCGCTGTGCCAGTCACTGGCCGGCCTGCCTCACCTGGATCTGGTCCACGGTGAGCAGGACCCACCGGTATTTCAGCGCCAGGGCGAGGCGCTCGCGGCCCAGGCCGAACGCGACGGCGTCACGGCGACGGTCACCCTGATGCCGGGACGCGATCATTTCGACATTCTCGAGTACGCCGGTGAGGCGCTGGAACTGCGTCCGACAGAGACAAGGGGGTAA